The genomic region GCAATACCTATTTTCACATCATCCCAATATCCTTCTCTCGGTTTAGCTATACTTATATAATCTCCCCAATGAATCATATCATCAGAAAAAGCTAACCATATATCTGGTTCCAATCTATGAAACATAACATATTTACCATTTATTTTTTCTGGTAAAATTGCGGCATCTTTATTTGGAGATTCTGGTAAAACTATTCCATGCCTTTCCCAGGTAAAGAAATTTGTTGTAGATGCCATAGCAACACTGATATTAGTTGGAGAATATGCTGTATAACACATATAGTATTTCCCATCAATATATGTAAGTCTTGGGTCTTCTACTCCATACATTTCTGTTATATCTTCTGGTTCAAACACAGGATTTTCCATCCTATTAAAATGAATTCCATCAGTACTTACAGCATATCCTATTCTTGAAACCATATCTTCACCTTGAGCTCTGTATAACATATGGAATAGCTCTCCGTCATATACTACTGCTGGATTAAAAACAAATCTTGATTCCCATAAATGATTTGGATTAGGAGAAAATAATGGGTTCAAAGGATGCCTTTTTAATTTTAATTCCAATTTTAACACCTCACTTTAATGTAATAGAAATTCCCTGTAAGAAATATTTTCTGAATACTAAAAACAAAATAACCATAGGTATCGTCTGAATGACTGAACCAGCTAATATTGGTCCAATATAAGCACCATATTCATGATTAAAACTTGCTAATAATACTGACAATGGCATTTTATTATAATCCTTCATTACAATCAATGGCCACATAAAATTATCCCATATTCCTATGAAAGTAAATAAAGAAACTATAGAAATAGCTGACTTATTTAAAGGTATCATTATTTTAAAAATTATCCATAAATCTGTTGCTCCATCCATTTTTGCAGCTTCTATATAATCATTAGGAGTGCTTTTATAACTTTGTGTTATCATAAAAATCCCCCAACCACTCATTATACTTGGTAAAATTAGAGCAGAATATGTATTTAATAAACCAAGGTTTCTTATTAAAATATAAAGTGGAATAGTAAACATAAAACCTGGAAAAACCATTTGAAATATTAAAAAATTAAAAATTTTATTTCTTCCTTTAAACCTCAACTTGGCTAAAGCATATGATATTATAGATGAGGTTAAAATAACTGACCCGGTTACCGTTATAGAAATAAACAAACTATTTAAAAATGCCCTTATAAATGGTCTTTGCATTTTTTCAGCGCTTTCAAGAATAAATTTAAAGTGTTCTAATGTAAAATGTGTAGGCCAAAATCTTGTATATATTTCATTTGATGGCTTTAAAGAAGCCATCAATAACCATATATATGGATATAACCATAATAATGCTAACCCAAACATAATAATGTGGAAAATAATACTGTTTATTTTTTTCATACTATTTCCACTTCTCTTTCCAATAATTTTCGTGTTATCCATATAATTCCAAAGCTAAAGATTGCTGTAAAAATAGACATTGTTGCTGCATAAGTTGGATCTAACTTCTGAAATGCAGATGTATACATTACCATCATTGGCATTAATGTACTTCTCATAGGCCCTCCACCTGTTATCATATATGGTTCTGTAAATATACCAAAAGATAATGAAATTGCAAATACAAGAACCATAACTATAGATGGATTTAAAAGAGGTAATGTTATTTTAAAAAATTTTACATATTTATTTGCACCATCAAGTTCTGCAGCTTCATATATACTTTTAGGAATGCTTATTATTCCTGCATAT from Marinitoga aeolica harbors:
- a CDS encoding carbohydrate ABC transporter permease: MKKINSIIFHIIMFGLALLWLYPYIWLLMASLKPSNEIYTRFWPTHFTLEHFKFILESAEKMQRPFIRAFLNSLFISITVTGSVILTSSIISYALAKLRFKGRNKIFNFLIFQMVFPGFMFTIPLYILIRNLGLLNTYSALILPSIMSGWGIFMITQSYKSTPNDYIEAAKMDGATDLWIIFKIMIPLNKSAISIVSLFTFIGIWDNFMWPLIVMKDYNKMPLSVLLASFNHEYGAYIGPILAGSVIQTIPMVILFLVFRKYFLQGISITLK
- a CDS encoding glycoside hydrolase family 130 protein, whose product is MELKLKRHPLNPLFSPNPNHLWESRFVFNPAVVYDGELFHMLYRAQGEDMVSRIGYAVSTDGIHFNRMENPVFEPEDITEMYGVEDPRLTYIDGKYYMCYTAYSPTNISVAMASTTNFFTWERHGIVLPESPNKDAAILPEKINGKYVMFHRLEPDIWLAFSDDMIHWGDYISIAKPREGYWDDVKIGIAGPPIKTEYGWLLLYHGVQNGPRFTYRLGFMLLDLDDPTKVLKRTEKPVLEPEEPWEKFGGVPMVVFSDAMVEYKDQYYIYYGAADNYIALATISKEEVYKWIKE